Proteins encoded by one window of Monoglobus pectinilyticus:
- a CDS encoding metallophosphoesterase, giving the protein MKKYFELFSKYKWRIIAVILIIVLAVCAFNLLNQSEIDVTFYQVRSDKVSDNIRIVVLADLHLKEFGKDNIRLVEQIDKLTPDIIACVGDMNNLKNDDYSVVTNLCEKLVNIAPVYYALGNNEYEAKLFKDSNITKDLKVVGVHVLDDASEIVDIKDTKLNIGGLSQGPEQFERYGHQFFDKYIEEDYFKLLLVHYPDEFMGILEDYPIDLALCGHAHGGQVRIPFVGGLYATGQGFFPKLVDGFHQIGNSNVIISRGLGSSHIIPRINNKPELCVVDLCWY; this is encoded by the coding sequence ATGAAGAAATACTTTGAATTGTTTTCAAAATATAAGTGGCGTATTATTGCGGTAATATTGATAATTGTCCTCGCAGTCTGTGCGTTTAATTTACTGAACCAATCTGAAATAGATGTAACATTTTATCAGGTGCGTTCAGATAAGGTTTCAGACAATATCCGCATAGTCGTGCTTGCAGATTTGCACCTTAAAGAGTTTGGTAAGGATAATATAAGGCTTGTGGAACAGATTGATAAGCTGACTCCTGATATTATAGCATGTGTGGGTGATATGAACAATCTGAAAAATGACGATTACAGCGTTGTGACAAATCTTTGTGAAAAGCTCGTGAATATTGCACCTGTTTACTATGCTTTGGGAAATAATGAGTACGAGGCTAAATTATTTAAAGATTCTAATATAACCAAAGACCTTAAGGTTGTTGGAGTACATGTTTTAGACGACGCGTCTGAAATAGTTGACATAAAGGATACAAAATTGAACATAGGCGGACTTTCTCAGGGACCGGAGCAGTTTGAGAGATATGGTCATCAATTTTTTGATAAGTATATTGAGGAAGATTACTTTAAACTTTTACTGGTTCACTATCCCGATGAGTTTATGGGAATTTTAGAAGATTATCCTATAGATTTGGCTCTTTGCGGTCATGCTCACGGTGGTCAGGTGCGAATTCCGTTTGTTGGGGGACTTTATGCGACGGGACAGGGATTCTTCCCCAAGCTTGTTGACGGTTTTCATCAAATAGGAAACAGTAATGTGATTATCAGCAGAGGGCTTGGAAGCTCGCATATTATTCCGAGAATCAATAATAAACCGGAGCTTTGCGTTGTAGATTTATGCTGGTATTAG
- a CDS encoding glycosyltransferase family 2 protein produces MEEQLVSIIVPVYNMAEVLYTSAKTFINQTYKNLEIIMIDDGSADDSLRVMQQLAAADTRIRVYHQENQGAAGARNTGMSHASGKYYYFPDADDRIKENAVEKLVSAIENTGADMAVCGYEWVNGQDECIMRKSYKPKYFSGKYIRENYDEFIDRDSEYGIYGSMANKLYRAEIIKNNKLSVPKISKSEDEAFNILFLSNAGSVCFIEDVLYYYYMSGIVKKGEKYLKNYIESVAAFKNLQMNVVYNWNRDNKKVLEKICRNLAVNFDIYIQMLFLAIPRYKVFKRYKAVKNVVEVFNNELPCREFEPDFRKYKYLVDKKIIRLCIIEDLKVMSEIKNNAK; encoded by the coding sequence ATGGAAGAACAATTAGTTAGTATTATAGTGCCGGTTTATAACATGGCGGAAGTATTATATACTTCCGCCAAGACTTTTATAAATCAAACTTATAAAAATTTAGAAATAATTATGATTGACGACGGTTCTGCTGATGACAGTTTAAGAGTTATGCAGCAATTGGCAGCTGCAGATACTAGAATAAGAGTTTATCATCAAGAAAACCAAGGAGCAGCCGGAGCGAGAAACACAGGAATGTCACATGCGTCCGGTAAGTATTACTACTTTCCGGACGCTGATGATAGAATCAAGGAAAACGCCGTGGAAAAGCTTGTTTCTGCTATTGAGAATACTGGGGCTGATATGGCAGTTTGCGGATATGAATGGGTGAACGGTCAAGATGAATGTATAATGAGAAAATCGTATAAGCCTAAATATTTCAGCGGTAAATATATTCGTGAAAATTATGATGAGTTTATTGACCGTGACAGTGAATATGGTATATATGGCAGTATGGCGAACAAGCTGTATAGGGCTGAGATTATAAAGAATAATAAATTATCTGTTCCTAAAATCAGTAAGAGCGAAGATGAAGCGTTTAATATTTTGTTTCTGTCAAATGCCGGTTCGGTATGTTTTATTGAGGACGTGCTTTATTATTATTATATGTCTGGGATAGTTAAAAAGGGAGAAAAGTATTTAAAGAATTATATTGAAAGCGTTGCAGCTTTTAAAAATTTACAGATGAATGTAGTTTATAATTGGAATAGAGACAATAAAAAAGTTTTGGAGAAAATATGCAGAAATTTGGCGGTAAACTTTGATATATATATTCAAATGCTGTTTCTCGCTATTCCAAGATATAAAGTGTTTAAAAGATATAAAGCGGTAAAAAACGTTGTGGAAGTTTTTAATAATGAACTTCCCTGCAGAGAGTTTGAGCCTGATTTTAGAAAGTATAAATATTTAGTTGATAAAAAAATAATCAGGCTTTGCATTATTGAGGATTTAAAGGTAATGAGTGAAATAAAAAACAACGCAAAATAA
- a CDS encoding glycosyltransferase family 2 protein: MQKPLVSIIMPVYNMGEHLRKSVPSVLNQTYQNIELILVDDGSKDNSLEVCRELAVKDNRIKVFHQDNQGSGPARNTGIKNAAGKYAYFPDADDCMVPNAIESLIEKFEKYSCDMIVFGYKMIFSDGTERKFNDYPNEVFTGSYVRQNYDIFTGDKRRWEVQGAPWNKIFSLDIIKSNNVEFPALRRNQDEVFVMRYVNSAEKIALIDEIFYIHYPNDMRLAFNKFPIDYFEIVSSLNGFRMEYIYSWNPENRQVLNDICSGFIQSTTKSMMLLFNPKWELSFKERYKRFKEISVRCVKEMPDKDYKSDSTMFKLMKSKHYFLLYIVVYFALRKNKKYIR; this comes from the coding sequence ATGCAAAAACCTCTCGTAAGCATAATTATGCCTGTATATAATATGGGTGAACATTTAAGAAAGTCGGTTCCGTCGGTACTTAATCAAACTTATCAAAATATTGAACTTATTCTTGTGGATGACGGTTCAAAGGATAATAGTCTGGAAGTGTGCAGAGAACTGGCGGTTAAAGATAACAGAATAAAGGTTTTTCATCAGGACAATCAGGGGTCGGGTCCGGCTCGTAATACCGGAATAAAAAATGCAGCAGGAAAATACGCTTATTTTCCGGACGCTGACGATTGTATGGTGCCGAACGCAATTGAGTCGCTCATAGAAAAGTTTGAAAAATATTCCTGCGATATGATAGTGTTTGGTTATAAAATGATATTCAGCGATGGGACTGAAAGAAAGTTCAATGATTATCCAAACGAAGTTTTTACCGGGAGTTATGTGAGACAGAATTATGACATATTCACAGGCGATAAACGCAGATGGGAAGTTCAGGGTGCGCCGTGGAATAAGATTTTCAGCCTGGATATAATTAAGTCGAATAATGTTGAGTTCCCGGCTTTAAGACGGAACCAGGATGAAGTATTTGTAATGCGTTATGTGAATTCGGCTGAAAAGATAGCCTTAATTGATGAGATATTTTATATTCATTATCCCAATGATATGCGGCTGGCATTTAATAAATTCCCGATTGATTATTTTGAAATAGTCAGTAGTTTGAACGGATTCAGAATGGAATACATATATAGCTGGAATCCTGAGAATCGTCAGGTATTGAATGATATTTGTTCAGGCTTTATCCAGAGCACAACAAAAAGCATGATGCTTCTCTTTAACCCAAAATGGGAGTTAAGCTTTAAGGAGCGGTATAAAAGATTTAAAGAAATTTCTGTAAGATGTGTAAAAGAGATGCCGGATAAAGATTATAAGTCTGATTCTACAATGTTTAAACTTATGAAAAGCAAGCATTATTTTTTGCTTTATATAGTAGTATATTTTGCGCTTAGAAAAAATAAAAAATATATAAGATAA
- a CDS encoding calcium/sodium antiporter encodes MTITVLLFLVGLFLIIKGGDVFVDRAVWIAEVFNIPKFIIGATIVSIATTLPEILVSTIATFSGNNSIAMGNAVGSVTANTAMIMAISIIFLSSTIETKNFKFGMICLISSAFILMMICKNGTVSALGSLLAFGVVIIFTWNNLSSSKQNSVLKTSNGNVILPAIPIIKPTKKQVFINSSLFVLSAAAITVGAKLLVESGTDIAKALGVSERVIGLTIIAIGTSLPELVTTITAIAKKHSSLSIGNIIGANIIDLSLIIPICSFISTGKFGVPLTFEPQYEMLDIPICLGFILIACLPPLLKKKFYKFQGVALLVLYFLYIGFSVL; translated from the coding sequence ATGACTATTACTGTTTTACTTTTTCTTGTTGGCCTGTTTTTAATAATAAAGGGCGGAGATGTATTTGTGGACAGAGCCGTTTGGATTGCAGAAGTATTTAACATACCAAAGTTTATAATCGGCGCGACAATTGTAAGTATAGCTACCACCTTGCCTGAAATTTTGGTTTCCACCATTGCAACGTTTTCAGGCAACAACTCAATAGCTATGGGCAACGCCGTCGGGTCTGTGACCGCCAATACAGCAATGATTATGGCTATAAGCATAATATTTCTAAGTTCAACAATAGAAACCAAAAATTTTAAATTCGGTATGATATGTCTCATATCTTCAGCATTCATCCTTATGATGATATGTAAAAACGGTACGGTATCTGCGCTCGGAAGCCTTCTCGCTTTTGGAGTGGTTATTATATTTACTTGGAACAACCTTTCTTCATCAAAACAGAACTCAGTTCTTAAAACCAGCAACGGAAATGTAATCCTTCCGGCGATACCTATAATAAAACCGACTAAAAAGCAGGTTTTTATAAATTCATCATTATTTGTGCTAAGCGCTGCAGCCATTACAGTAGGAGCCAAACTCCTAGTCGAATCAGGCACAGATATAGCAAAAGCATTAGGTGTATCCGAAAGGGTTATCGGGCTGACAATTATCGCCATCGGCACCTCTCTCCCTGAACTTGTTACGACTATTACCGCCATTGCTAAAAAACACAGCAGTCTGTCAATAGGTAACATAATAGGAGCTAATATAATAGACCTTTCATTAATAATACCAATATGCTCATTTATATCAACAGGAAAGTTCGGCGTACCTCTGACCTTTGAACCGCAGTATGAAATGCTTGATATTCCAATCTGTCTTGGATTTATACTTATTGCGTGCCTGCCTCCGCTGCTTAAAAAGAAATTTTACAAATTTCAGGGGGTCGCTTTGCTAGTATTATATTTCCTATACATAGGTTTTTCGGTACTTTAA
- the speD gene encoding adenosylmethionine decarboxylase, which translates to MQDKIKLYAFNNLTKTLSFNIYDVCYAKSEREQKDYIAYIDEQYNSERLTKILCDVTDIIGANVLSISKQDYDPQGASVNLMISDESMIPSQPPVSHITADEVMLHLDKSHVTVHTYPEYHPDNAISTFRVDICVSTCGKISPLKALDYLIGSFDSDIITADYRVRGFTRDLDGKKLFIDHDITSIQDFIDRKTLEKYDAIDVNVYQSNIFHTRMLIKDIDLQNYLFKTDVYELEPKVRLDISNSLRREMIEIFSGKNIY; encoded by the coding sequence ATGCAGGATAAAATTAAGCTTTATGCATTCAACAATCTGACAAAAACTTTGAGTTTTAATATATATGATGTGTGCTATGCCAAGAGTGAGCGCGAACAAAAGGATTATATTGCGTATATTGACGAACAGTACAATTCTGAGCGTCTGACAAAAATTCTATGCGATGTCACAGATATTATTGGAGCGAACGTTCTTAGTATATCAAAGCAGGATTATGACCCTCAGGGAGCCAGCGTCAATCTTATGATAAGCGATGAGTCTATGATTCCTTCACAGCCTCCTGTTAGCCATATTACGGCTGATGAGGTTATGCTGCATTTGGATAAGAGCCATGTAACAGTTCATACTTATCCTGAATACCATCCTGATAATGCTATTTCAACTTTTCGAGTGGATATATGCGTTTCTACCTGCGGTAAAATATCTCCGCTTAAAGCTTTGGATTATTTAATAGGCAGTTTTGATTCAGATATCATAACAGCTGATTATAGAGTCAGGGGATTTACGCGCGACCTGGATGGAAAAAAGCTGTTTATTGATCATGATATTACTTCAATACAGGACTTTATAGACAGAAAAACATTGGAGAAATATGACGCTATAGACGTAAATGTTTACCAGTCGAATATTTTTCACACAAGAATGCTGATTAAAGATATAGATTTGCAGAATTATCTGTTTAAAACTGATGTATATGAGTTAGAGCCTAAGGTTAGACTTGACATCAGCAACAGTCTCAGACGTGAGATGATTGAGATTTTCAGCGGAAAGAATATATATTAG
- a CDS encoding aminotransferase class I/II-fold pyridoxal phosphate-dependent enzyme, which translates to MRGTDGLEQSKAPIYEALKRFKSMRVVPFDVPGHKRGKGNPELTSFLGQQCMDVDVNSMKPLDNLCHPVSVIREAEELAAEAFGAKHAFFMVNGTTSAVQAMVFAAVKEGEKIILPRNVHRSAINALVVNGAIPVYVNPGVNKALGIPLGMSVKEVEKAIENNPDAKAVFVNNPTYYGICSDLKKVVEIAHRAGMLVLVDEAHGTHFYFGDNLPVSAMEAGADMASVSMHKNGGSLTQSSFLLINNYVSEGYTRQIINLTQTTSGSYLLMSSLDLSRKNLALNGKEIYRKVLELADYARGEVNKIGGYYAFGRDLVDGDAIYDFDLAKLSIHTRDIGLAGIEVYDMLRDYYDIQIEFGDIGNILAIISVGDTPLMIERLISSLSEIERIHRKPSAGMFDHEYISPEVIMTPKKAFYSDKKSVPIEKSAGMVCSEFVMCYPPGIPILAPGEMITPDILDYIAYAKEKGCFMTGAEDINIDYINVI; encoded by the coding sequence ATTAGGGGGACTGATGGTTTGGAGCAAAGCAAAGCCCCTATTTATGAGGCGTTAAAAAGATTTAAATCAATGCGTGTTGTACCTTTTGATGTTCCGGGACATAAGCGAGGCAAAGGAAATCCTGAGCTGACCTCATTTTTGGGTCAGCAGTGTATGGACGTAGATGTTAATTCTATGAAGCCGCTGGATAACCTTTGTCATCCGGTGTCTGTTATACGCGAGGCGGAGGAACTTGCCGCCGAAGCGTTCGGCGCAAAACACGCTTTCTTTATGGTAAACGGCACAACAAGCGCTGTTCAGGCAATGGTATTTGCGGCAGTAAAAGAAGGAGAAAAAATAATACTTCCAAGAAATGTTCACAGAAGCGCTATTAATGCTTTGGTCGTGAACGGCGCCATACCGGTTTATGTAAATCCCGGAGTGAACAAGGCGCTGGGGATACCTTTAGGAATGAGCGTAAAGGAAGTTGAAAAGGCTATAGAAAACAATCCTGACGCAAAAGCAGTTTTTGTGAATAATCCCACATATTACGGAATATGCAGTGATTTAAAAAAGGTAGTGGAAATAGCGCACAGAGCCGGTATGCTGGTTCTTGTTGACGAGGCTCATGGAACTCACTTTTATTTTGGTGATAATCTGCCTGTCAGTGCTATGGAAGCCGGAGCTGATATGGCTTCCGTAAGTATGCACAAAAACGGTGGTTCTCTCACTCAAAGCTCATTTTTGCTTATAAATAACTATGTGAGCGAGGGGTATACAAGACAGATTATAAACCTGACCCAAACAACGAGCGGTTCATATCTCTTGATGTCGTCTCTTGACCTTTCAAGAAAGAATCTAGCTTTGAACGGAAAGGAAATATACCGAAAGGTTTTGGAACTTGCCGATTATGCCAGGGGAGAGGTAAACAAAATAGGTGGATATTATGCGTTTGGCAGGGATCTGGTGGATGGAGACGCAATATATGATTTTGACTTGGCCAAGCTTTCTATACACACCAGGGATATAGGGCTTGCGGGTATCGAAGTATATGACATGCTGAGGGATTATTATGATATTCAAATAGAGTTTGGCGATATAGGGAATATACTTGCGATTATTTCAGTCGGAGATACTCCTTTGATGATTGAGCGTCTTATTTCGTCACTGAGTGAGATAGAGAGGATACATAGAAAGCCAAGTGCCGGAATGTTCGACCATGAGTATATTTCACCTGAAGTGATAATGACGCCAAAAAAAGCTTTTTATTCGGATAAAAAATCTGTTCCTATAGAGAAGAGTGCCGGGATGGTATGCAGTGAGTTTGTTATGTGTTATCCTCCGGGAATCCCAATATTGGCTCCCGGTGAAATGATAACGCCCGATATACTTGATTATATTGCTTATGCTAAAGAGAAGGGCTGTTTTATGACCGGCGCCGAGGATATAAATATAGATTATATAAATGTTATTTAG
- the speE gene encoding polyamine aminopropyltransferase, whose product MELWYSENHSEDVKFSIRVDKQLYTGKTDYQRIDVMTSKEFGTFLTLDGLMMVAEKDEFIYHEMITHVPMSVNPEIKNVLVIGGGDGGTVKQLVRYEGIENIDLVEIDRAVVEVSMRFFPGMRVGFEDKRVTVYYEDGLKFIRSKRNEYDLIIVDSTDPFGPGEGLFTREFYGNCSKALNENGIFVNQHESPYYDNYANSLVRAHSRIKGVFPIHKLYQAHIPTYPSGHWLFGFASNKFDPLEDLDADKWNKLGIKTEYYNTDLHKGSFALPNYVKELLENA is encoded by the coding sequence ATGGAACTGTGGTATTCTGAGAATCATAGCGAAGATGTAAAATTTTCAATAAGGGTAGACAAACAATTATATACCGGAAAAACTGATTATCAGAGAATAGATGTTATGACCTCAAAGGAGTTTGGAACATTTTTAACGCTTGACGGCTTAATGATGGTGGCTGAAAAAGACGAGTTTATTTATCACGAGATGATAACCCATGTGCCGATGTCTGTTAATCCTGAAATAAAAAATGTTTTAGTGATAGGCGGCGGAGACGGAGGCACTGTAAAACAGCTGGTGCGGTATGAAGGAATAGAAAATATTGATTTGGTAGAGATAGACAGGGCAGTTGTTGAAGTTTCAATGAGGTTTTTCCCCGGTATGAGAGTGGGGTTTGAAGACAAACGCGTTACGGTGTATTATGAGGACGGTTTAAAATTTATCAGGTCAAAAAGGAATGAATATGATTTAATAATAGTGGATTCCACAGACCCGTTTGGTCCCGGTGAAGGTCTGTTCACAAGAGAGTTTTACGGAAACTGTTCAAAAGCTCTTAATGAGAATGGAATATTTGTAAACCAGCACGAAAGCCCATATTACGATAATTATGCTAACTCTTTAGTTCGGGCTCACAGCAGAATAAAAGGGGTTTTCCCAATCCATAAGCTATACCAGGCTCATATTCCGACCTACCCGTCAGGTCACTGGCTGTTTGGGTTTGCGTCTAATAAGTTTGACCCTTTGGAGGATTTGGATGCTGACAAATGGAATAAATTGGGGATAAAGACGGAATATTATAATACTGACCTGCATAAGGGCAGTTTTGCCCTTCCGAATTATGTAAAGGAGTTGCTTGAGAATGCCTGA